A stretch of Garra rufa chromosome 11, GarRuf1.0, whole genome shotgun sequence DNA encodes these proteins:
- the cimap1b gene encoding ciliary microtubule associated protein 1B, whose protein sequence is MFCFFSTDIMSPMEVWVGPWKPHRPRGPIAAMYNSPGPTYALPGATGMNNHDPRMQKGPAFSFGTRHHDFRANSSPGPGHLIPSNITRVGRDGTPAYSVYGRPKDIQLFKTPGPGSYSPENATKTIFYSAPAFSLSARTKLFRNDQSPGPAAYTLPPVLGSRVVNKASAPNVSFSGRNAFGSFHEDLRKTPGPGTYQVVDSGVYKHKAPEYSMTGRNFTPGDTTKKPGPGAHHPERVSFTANKAPSYSFGIRHSEYTAPVIVDGAD, encoded by the exons atgttttgttttttttcaacagataTAATGTCACCCATGGAAGTATGGGTAGGTCCTTGGAAGCCCCACAGGCCAAGGGGTCCCATCGCTGCAATGTATAACAGTCCAGGGCCAACATATGCTCTGCCAGGGGCAACTG GAATGAACAACCATGACCCAAGGATGCAGAAAGGCCCAGCGTTTAGCTTTGGCACACGTCATCATGACTTCCGGGCCAACTCCTCCCCTGGTCCCGGACACCTCATTCCCTCCAACATCACGAGGGTGGGTCGGGATGGAACCCCTGCGTACTCTGTTTATGGCCGACCCAAGGATATTCAGCTCTTCAAGACCCCTGGCCCAG GCAGTTACTCACCGGAAAATGCAACAAAGACCATCTTTTACTCAGCTCCTGCATTCTCTCTGTCTGCGAGGACTAAGCTGTTTCGTAATGATCAATCCCCAG GTCCAGCTGCATACACGCTTCCCCCAGTATTAGGGTCAAGGGTTGTAAATAAAGCATCCGCCCCAAATGTTTCTTTCAGTGGTCGTAACGCATTCGGCAGCTTCCATGAAGATCTACGGAAG ACTCCAGGGCCTGGGACCTACCAAGTGGTGGATTCAGGTGTGTACAAACACAAAGCCCCAGAGTACAGCATGACTGGACGCAACTTCACACCTGGAGACACTACGAAGAAACCAGGACCTGGAGCCCACCATCCAGAAAGG GTTTCTTTCACTGCAAACAAAGCTCCCAGCTATTCCTTTGGGATTCGTCACTCTGAGTACACCGCTCCCGTTATTGTGGATGGGGCTGATTAA